One window of Aliarcobacter lanthieri genomic DNA carries:
- a CDS encoding inositol monophosphatase family protein: MKKKLIKIIKKAGKILKKGFYSNKDVTFKAKKDLVTKYDVAVENYLKKHFSKHFKEFNIIAEESDNSKVEFNNSIIIDPIDGTTNFVNGVPYTAISVGVYKNKKPYLAVVYNPILDELYVAKVGKGAFLNGKELKVSTEEDLQKSLLATGFPYTSGSNEDDLNDVLKKIKDVLPHCQDLRRLGSASIDLCMVAKGTFEGYYEMNLKPWDVSAGVLILSEAGGKITNISGGEYNLFEDKYIVATNGKIHNQLLSKLDI; the protein is encoded by the coding sequence GTGAAAAAGAAACTAATAAAAATTATAAAAAAAGCTGGAAAAATCTTAAAAAAAGGTTTTTATTCAAATAAAGATGTAACTTTTAAAGCAAAAAAAGATTTAGTTACAAAATATGATGTTGCTGTTGAAAACTATTTAAAAAAACATTTTAGCAAACATTTTAAAGAGTTTAATATCATCGCTGAAGAGTCAGATAACTCAAAAGTAGAGTTTAATAACTCAATTATAATAGACCCAATAGATGGAACTACAAACTTTGTAAATGGAGTTCCTTATACTGCTATATCTGTTGGAGTTTACAAAAATAAAAAGCCATATTTAGCGGTTGTTTATAATCCAATTTTAGATGAACTTTATGTTGCAAAAGTTGGAAAGGGTGCATTTTTAAATGGTAAGGAACTAAAAGTAAGTACAGAAGAAGATTTACAAAAATCACTTCTAGCCACAGGATTTCCATATACAAGTGGTTCAAATGAAGATGATTTAAATGATGTTTTGAAAAAAATCAAAGATGTTTTACCACATTGCCAAGACTTAAGAAGACTAGGAAGTGCTTCTATTGATTTGTGTATGGTTGCAAAGGGAACTTTTGAAGGTTATTATGAGATGAATTTAAAACCTTGGGATGTTAGTGCTGGAGTTTTGATATTAAGTGAAGCTGGTGGAAAAATCACAAATATAAGTGGTGGAGAATATAATCTATTTGAAGATAAATATATTGTTGCGACGAACGGCAAAATACACAATCAACTTTTATCAAAACTTGATATTTAG
- the glmS gene encoding glutamine--fructose-6-phosphate transaminase (isomerizing) translates to MCGIVGYIGKQNTTKILLDGLKELEYRGYDSAGIALLQNDNIDVFKAVGKLVNLEEKVNSAPKQDYYLGIGHTRWATHGKPTELNAHPHLGEYSYVVHNGIIENYKELKDELIQKGHHFVSQTDTEVIVHLFESFYNELNDATKAFQNTIERLEGAYAILLITKVEPEKIFFYKLGSPMIVAKGNEKDEILFASSDSALIGLAKDVVYLEDRVGGVATASTIEFFNKNVLWSKLPTSKQFAQKNGFRFFMEKEIYEQSDVVSDCMLGRLKDSEINFDEINSSILDGINEIKICACGTSYHAGITSSYLFERLSKIKCSVEVASEFRYKEPLLTTDTLFIVISQSGETADTLEALKMAKTAGLRTLVICNVDNSSMTRVADFTILTRAGIEKGVASTKAFSTQTVVLWMLSLYFGKIRNSISKEKLQSEVSTLREVPKSLKIEDSIHEKAKRLSKRYLHGHGFFFIGRDVFYPLALEGALKLKEISYLHAEGYPAGEMKHGPIALADPELFTIALMPQNMLYDKIKSNVEELSARDSTICTISPLDFDLADDFIKINETEHYMLEFFEMLVVLQLLSMEISIRLGNDVDMPRNLAKSVTVE, encoded by the coding sequence ATGTGTGGAATAGTTGGATATATTGGGAAACAAAATACTACAAAGATTTTATTAGATGGTTTAAAAGAGCTTGAATATAGAGGGTATGATAGTGCAGGAATTGCTTTATTACAAAATGATAATATTGATGTTTTTAAAGCAGTTGGAAAGCTTGTAAATCTTGAAGAAAAAGTAAATTCTGCACCTAAGCAAGATTATTACTTAGGTATAGGACATACAAGATGGGCAACTCATGGAAAACCAACAGAATTAAATGCACATCCACACTTAGGTGAGTATTCTTATGTTGTTCATAATGGAATTATTGAAAATTATAAAGAGTTAAAAGATGAACTTATACAAAAAGGTCATCATTTTGTATCTCAAACGGATACAGAAGTTATAGTACATCTTTTTGAAAGTTTTTATAATGAACTAAATGATGCAACAAAGGCTTTCCAAAATACAATAGAGCGACTTGAAGGTGCTTATGCAATTTTACTTATTACAAAAGTTGAACCAGAAAAGATATTTTTCTATAAACTCGGAAGTCCTATGATAGTAGCAAAAGGAAATGAGAAAGATGAAATTTTATTTGCTTCTTCTGATTCAGCACTTATAGGATTAGCAAAAGATGTAGTTTATCTTGAGGATAGAGTAGGTGGTGTTGCAACTGCTTCAACTATTGAGTTCTTTAATAAAAATGTATTATGGTCAAAACTTCCAACTTCAAAACAATTTGCTCAAAAAAATGGTTTTAGATTCTTTATGGAAAAAGAAATTTATGAACAAAGTGATGTTGTAAGTGATTGTATGCTTGGAAGATTAAAAGATAGTGAGATAAATTTTGATGAGATAAATTCTTCAATATTAGATGGAATAAATGAGATAAAAATTTGTGCTTGTGGAACTTCATACCATGCTGGAATTACATCTTCATATCTATTTGAAAGATTATCAAAAATAAAATGCTCTGTTGAAGTTGCCAGTGAGTTTAGATATAAAGAGCCTCTTTTAACAACTGATACACTTTTTATTGTGATTTCTCAAAGTGGTGAAACTGCTGATACATTAGAAGCTTTAAAAATGGCAAAAACTGCAGGACTTAGAACCTTAGTAATTTGTAATGTTGATAACTCTTCTATGACAAGAGTTGCAGATTTTACTATTTTAACAAGAGCTGGAATTGAAAAAGGGGTTGCTTCTACAAAAGCATTTTCTACTCAAACTGTTGTTTTATGGATGTTGAGTTTATATTTTGGAAAAATAAGAAATAGTATTTCAAAAGAGAAACTTCAAAGTGAAGTTTCAACTTTAAGAGAAGTTCCAAAATCTTTAAAAATAGAAGATAGTATTCATGAAAAAGCAAAAAGACTATCAAAAAGATACTTACATGGACATGGTTTCTTTTTTATAGGAAGAGATGTTTTCTATCCACTTGCTCTTGAAGGTGCTTTAAAATTAAAAGAGATTTCATATTTACATGCAGAAGGTTATCCAGCTGGAGAGATGAAACATGGTCCTATAGCACTTGCAGATCCAGAACTATTTACAATAGCTCTTATGCCACAAAATATGTTATATGATAAAATTAAATCAAATGTTGAAGAATTAAGTGCTAGAGATAGTACAATTTGTACAATTTCTCCACTAGATTTTGATTTAGCAGATGATTTTATAAAAATAAATGAAACTGAACATTATATGCTTGAATTTTTTGAAATGTTAGTTGTTTTACAGCTTTTATCTATGGAAATTTCAATAAGACTTGGAAATGATGTAGATATGCCAAGAAACTTAGCAAAATCTGTAACAGTTGAATAA
- a CDS encoding YkgJ family cysteine cluster protein → MKDFIPISNQDFTFGDCKNCQAQCCSGLYGSIYSQILKEEFETIYKNFPILFIFGSLDFIKPVILLSNGFDFCPHLKNFRCTIYENRPKVCKTYPLSPNLDNQVYIDSSCPELNKGTNKLNFKDEIFENYCEKYIQTHFEFENFKRKDFELVCTIRNENFYKYIGEEKSQYLTFHKLSLNNLKLLN, encoded by the coding sequence ATGAAAGATTTTATACCTATTTCAAATCAAGATTTCACCTTTGGAGATTGTAAGAATTGCCAAGCACAATGTTGTAGTGGCTTGTATGGAAGTATATATTCTCAAATATTAAAAGAAGAGTTTGAAACTATTTACAAAAATTTTCCTATTTTATTTATCTTTGGTTCTTTAGATTTTATAAAACCTGTAATTTTGCTATCAAATGGCTTTGATTTTTGTCCACATTTAAAAAATTTTAGATGTACAATTTATGAAAATCGTCCAAAAGTATGTAAAACTTATCCATTGAGTCCAAATTTGGATAATCAAGTCTATATAGATAGTTCTTGTCCTGAACTAAATAAAGGGACAAATAAACTAAATTTTAAAGATGAGATATTTGAAAATTATTGCGAAAAATATATCCAAACTCACTTTGAATTTGAAAATTTTAAAAGAAAAGATTTTGAACTTGTTTGTACAATAAGAAATGAAAATTTTTATAAATATATTGGAGAAGAAAAATCTCAATATTTAACTTTTCATAAACTTTCATTAAATAATTTAAAACTATTAAATTAA
- the metK gene encoding methionine adenosyltransferase — protein sequence MEKKSQYLFTSEVVSPGHPDKCADIIADSIVDRLIIEDSNSRVASEVFVAGKHIVIGGEVKSNAKLSQSDYEKIVKDALAKIGYDGKSSFTKEQALHPDEVKVQVLLNQQSPDISQGVDQTTGEIGAGDQGIMFGFASNEAEEYMPAAITYARKLCDTVYNYALKNNDKFGVDIKTQVTIDYGTKENFENCKPKKIHTIVVSAPSVEGLKIEEVRATIQNLIDNSGLPSNLYDKDSTIIHINPTGRYVNHSSLHDSGLTGRKLIVDSFGGYAPIGGGAQSSKDYTKVDRSGLYAARWIAKHIVASGLATKAIVQISYAIGVARPTSVAVDTMGTYTKHNDDKLSQFVMENFPLTPRWITQKFNLDKPSSDTFLYADVAARGQVGQADYPWEKLDEIDKFENIK from the coding sequence ATGGAAAAAAAATCTCAATATCTGTTTACAAGTGAAGTTGTAAGCCCTGGACACCCTGATAAATGTGCTGATATAATAGCAGACTCTATAGTTGATAGATTAATAATTGAAGATAGTAATAGTAGAGTTGCAAGTGAAGTGTTTGTAGCTGGAAAACATATAGTTATTGGTGGTGAAGTAAAATCAAATGCAAAATTATCACAAAGTGATTATGAAAAAATAGTAAAAGATGCATTAGCAAAAATTGGATATGATGGAAAAAGTTCTTTTACAAAAGAGCAAGCTCTACATCCTGATGAAGTAAAAGTTCAAGTTTTATTAAATCAGCAAAGTCCAGATATCTCTCAAGGAGTTGATCAAACAACTGGAGAAATAGGAGCTGGTGATCAAGGTATCATGTTTGGATTTGCTTCAAATGAAGCAGAAGAGTATATGCCAGCTGCAATTACTTATGCTAGAAAACTTTGTGATACTGTATACAATTATGCTCTAAAAAACAATGATAAATTTGGTGTTGATATTAAAACTCAAGTTACTATTGATTATGGAACAAAAGAAAATTTTGAGAATTGTAAACCAAAAAAAATTCATACAATAGTTGTATCAGCACCTTCTGTTGAAGGACTAAAAATAGAAGAAGTAAGAGCAACTATCCAAAATTTAATAGATAATTCTGGATTACCTTCTAATTTGTATGATAAAGATAGTACAATTATTCATATTAATCCAACAGGAAGATATGTAAATCACTCATCACTTCATGATAGTGGATTAACAGGAAGAAAACTTATTGTAGATAGTTTTGGTGGATATGCGCCTATTGGTGGTGGTGCTCAAAGTAGTAAAGATTATACAAAAGTTGATAGAAGTGGACTTTATGCGGCACGATGGATAGCAAAACATATAGTTGCTTCTGGTTTAGCTACAAAAGCAATTGTTCAAATATCTTATGCTATTGGTGTAGCAAGACCAACTTCTGTTGCAGTTGATACTATGGGAACTTATACAAAACATAATGATGATAAATTATCACAATTTGTTATGGAAAATTTCCCATTAACACCAAGATGGATAACTCAGAAGTTTAATTTAGATAAACCAAGTAGTGATACTTTCCTTTATGCTGATGTTGCAGCACGTGGGCAAGTAGGACAGGCTGATTATCCTTGGGAGAAACTTGATGAAATTGATAAATTTGAGAATATCAAATAA
- the groL gene encoding chaperonin GroEL (60 kDa chaperone family; promotes refolding of misfolded polypeptides especially under stressful conditions; forms two stacked rings of heptamers to form a barrel-shaped 14mer; ends can be capped by GroES; misfolded proteins enter the barrel where they are refolded when GroES binds): MAKEIFFSDNARNRLYAGVEKLADAVKVTMGPRGRNVLLQKSFGAPTITKDGVSVAKEIELKDTLENMGAQLVKEVASKTADEAGDGTTTATVLAHSIFKEGLRNVTAGANPISLKRGMDKACEAILSELKKASKVVANKTEIEQVATISANSDSAIGKMIAEAMDKVGKDGVITVEEAKGISDELDVVEGMQFDRGYLSPYFITNPEKMITEFNNPYILLYDKKISSLKEMLPILEAVNKTGRPLLIVAEDVDGEALATLVVNRLRGALQIAAVKAPGFGDRRKAMLEDIAVLTGGTVISEEMGMKLETSDVSVLGTASKVVIDKDNTTIVDGSGNKDGVISRVNQIRAEISNTTSDYDREKLQERLAKLSGGVAVIKVGAATETEMKEKKDRVDDALSATRAAVEEGIVIGGGAALIRAASKVKLDLSDDESIGADIVLRAIKAPLKQIAINAGFDAGVVANEVEKSSNENLGFNAANGEYVDMFEAGIVDPAKVERVAMQNAVSVASLLLTTEATVTDIKEDKAPAMPDMSGMGGMGMPGMM, encoded by the coding sequence ATGGCAAAAGAGATTTTTTTTAGTGATAATGCAAGAAATAGATTATATGCAGGTGTTGAAAAACTAGCAGATGCTGTAAAAGTTACAATGGGACCAAGAGGAAGAAATGTTCTACTACAAAAATCTTTTGGTGCTCCAACTATTACAAAAGATGGTGTTTCAGTTGCAAAAGAGATTGAATTAAAAGATACTTTAGAAAATATGGGAGCTCAACTTGTAAAAGAAGTAGCTTCTAAAACAGCAGATGAAGCAGGAGATGGTACAACAACAGCTACTGTTTTAGCTCATTCAATTTTTAAAGAAGGTCTTAGAAATGTAACAGCTGGTGCAAATCCAATTTCATTAAAAAGAGGAATGGATAAAGCTTGCGAAGCTATTTTATCTGAGCTTAAAAAAGCTTCAAAAGTAGTAGCAAATAAAACTGAGATTGAACAAGTTGCTACAATTTCAGCAAACTCTGATAGTGCTATTGGAAAAATGATAGCTGAAGCTATGGATAAAGTTGGAAAAGATGGAGTTATCACTGTTGAAGAAGCAAAAGGTATTTCTGACGAGCTAGATGTTGTTGAAGGAATGCAATTTGATAGAGGGTATTTATCTCCATATTTTATTACAAATCCTGAAAAAATGATTACAGAGTTTAACAATCCATATATATTATTATATGATAAAAAAATATCTTCATTAAAAGAAATGTTACCTATTTTAGAAGCAGTAAATAAAACTGGAAGACCTTTACTAATTGTTGCAGAAGATGTAGATGGTGAAGCATTAGCAACTTTAGTTGTGAATAGATTAAGAGGAGCATTACAAATTGCTGCTGTTAAAGCTCCAGGATTTGGTGATAGAAGAAAAGCTATGCTTGAAGATATTGCAGTATTAACAGGTGGAACAGTTATCTCTGAAGAGATGGGAATGAAACTTGAAACTAGTGATGTTAGTGTATTAGGTACTGCTTCAAAAGTTGTAATTGATAAAGATAATACAACTATTGTTGATGGAAGTGGTAATAAAGATGGTGTAATTTCTAGAGTAAATCAAATAAGAGCAGAAATTTCTAATACAACTAGTGATTATGATAGAGAGAAACTTCAAGAAAGACTTGCAAAATTAAGTGGTGGAGTTGCTGTTATCAAAGTTGGAGCTGCAACAGAAACTGAAATGAAAGAGAAAAAAGACAGAGTTGATGATGCTTTAAGTGCTACAAGAGCTGCTGTTGAAGAAGGAATAGTAATTGGTGGAGGGGCAGCACTTATAAGAGCAGCTTCAAAAGTAAAACTTGATTTATCAGATGATGAATCAATTGGAGCAGATATTGTTTTAAGAGCTATTAAAGCACCATTAAAACAAATTGCTATAAATGCTGGATTTGATGCTGGAGTTGTTGCAAATGAAGTTGAAAAATCATCTAATGAAAACTTAGGATTCAATGCAGCAAATGGTGAATATGTAGATATGTTTGAAGCTGGAATTGTTGACCCTGCAAAAGTAGAAAGAGTTGCTATGCAAAATGCAGTTTCAGTAGCTTCTTTACTTCTTACAACTGAAGCAACAGTTACAGATATAAAAGAAGATAAAGCTCCTGCTATGCCAGATATGAGTGGTATGGGCGGAATGGGAATGCCAGGGATGATGTAA